The bacterium genome window below encodes:
- a CDS encoding protein kinase — MIGQAIFCYKILEKLDDGGMGVVYIAQDTRLERRVALKLLPDDLAGDRQASERFQREVRAASALNHPHICTVHDAGEHEGRPFLVMELMEGTTLEHLLRGGPLEIRRVIEIGIQVADALQAAHAAGIVHRDIKPANIFVTAHGEAKVLDFGVAKFTKGRIGRHSPATGAQKTELVLTMPGAAIGTIAYMSPEQIKGDELDARADLFSLGEVLYEAATGRRPFEGSSAGVVFSQILTEEPVSPLRLNPRLPDEFERIVNRALEKDRGLRYQSSSDLYSDLKRLERDLSSGQLSEPEEAAPAPAVNRTRWGLWIGGAAAALVCALTAGIWLGRIGERPVTEARVSPALSSASVAVLPFVDMSEGKDQEYFSDGLAEELLNVLAQIPGLRVAARTSSFRFRGLTGDVPAIGRQLNVSTLLEGSVRRVGSQVRITAQLINVTDGFQLWSNTYNREMNDIFEVQDEIVRSVAAALEVTLLGPVAGGLKPREENVDAYGLYLQGKYFLEKQSEANLEQAVAYFDQALALEPGYARAWAELARVRYHQANRGFLPADEGWAKARVAAERSLALDKTLPEGWTALGWIRAFRDWDWAGGDEAMQQALTLAPGSAAVAYRAGVLAATLGRFDEAIALFQRAVRLDPLSVSARANHGLLLYYAGRLEDAEAALKKALELNPEFPNGHLLLGMVFQAQSRQLEALEEMERETDPSLRRYGRALVLHALDRKEEAEAALAELIDNDASRSASKVAEVFAVRGEFDRTFEWLERAYAQRDSGLSVLALNPNFATLHADPRYQSFLEKVGLGMVTAQSDR; from the coding sequence ATGATTGGCCAGGCGATCTTCTGCTACAAGATCCTAGAGAAGCTCGACGACGGTGGTATGGGCGTGGTGTACATCGCCCAGGACACGCGGCTCGAGCGTCGGGTGGCGCTGAAGTTGTTGCCTGACGATCTGGCGGGCGATCGGCAGGCCTCGGAGCGGTTTCAGAGAGAGGTCCGTGCGGCGTCGGCTCTCAACCACCCCCATATTTGCACGGTCCATGATGCCGGCGAGCACGAAGGGCGCCCCTTCCTCGTGATGGAACTGATGGAGGGCACGACACTGGAGCACTTGCTTCGAGGGGGACCGCTCGAGATTCGGCGAGTGATCGAGATCGGCATTCAGGTGGCAGACGCGCTGCAAGCGGCCCACGCGGCAGGTATCGTCCACCGAGACATCAAACCCGCCAATATCTTCGTCACCGCGCATGGTGAAGCCAAGGTTCTGGACTTCGGAGTGGCCAAGTTCACCAAGGGGCGAATAGGCCGGCACTCACCGGCGACAGGGGCCCAGAAGACCGAGCTCGTATTGACGATGCCCGGTGCAGCGATCGGCACGATCGCCTATATGTCGCCGGAACAGATCAAAGGCGACGAGCTGGACGCGCGCGCGGACCTCTTCTCGCTCGGGGAGGTTCTCTACGAAGCGGCGACGGGAAGGCGGCCTTTCGAAGGCAGCTCGGCTGGGGTCGTCTTCAGCCAGATCTTGACCGAGGAGCCCGTTTCTCCTCTTCGTCTCAATCCTCGTCTGCCGGACGAGTTCGAGCGGATCGTGAACCGGGCGTTGGAGAAGGACAGGGGACTTCGGTACCAGAGTTCCTCGGATCTCTACTCCGATCTCAAGCGACTCGAGCGCGATCTAAGCTCCGGCCAGCTCTCAGAGCCCGAGGAGGCAGCGCCGGCGCCGGCTGTCAACCGCACCCGGTGGGGTCTGTGGATCGGCGGCGCCGCGGCGGCCTTGGTCTGTGCCCTCACCGCCGGCATATGGCTGGGCCGGATCGGAGAGAGGCCGGTGACCGAGGCCAGGGTCTCTCCGGCGCTCAGCTCGGCGTCGGTCGCGGTCCTGCCCTTCGTGGACATGAGCGAGGGCAAGGACCAGGAGTACTTCTCCGACGGTTTGGCTGAGGAGCTCCTGAACGTCCTCGCGCAGATCCCGGGCCTGCGAGTGGCGGCGAGGACCTCCTCGTTCCGCTTTCGGGGACTGACCGGCGACGTACCGGCGATAGGCCGGCAGCTGAACGTTTCGACTCTACTGGAGGGGAGTGTCAGGAGGGTGGGGAGTCAGGTTCGAATCACCGCTCAACTGATCAATGTCACCGACGGCTTCCAGTTGTGGTCGAATACCTACAACCGGGAGATGAACGACATTTTCGAGGTCCAGGACGAAATCGTCCGCTCGGTCGCCGCGGCGCTCGAGGTTACCCTTTTGGGGCCAGTGGCCGGTGGCCTCAAGCCCCGGGAAGAAAACGTTGACGCCTACGGTCTCTATCTTCAGGGGAAGTACTTCCTGGAGAAGCAAAGCGAGGCGAACCTCGAGCAGGCCGTGGCGTACTTCGACCAGGCCCTGGCGCTCGAACCCGGTTACGCTCGGGCCTGGGCCGAGCTGGCGCGAGTCCGCTACCACCAGGCGAATAGGGGTTTCTTGCCGGCGGACGAAGGATGGGCGAAGGCGAGGGTGGCGGCGGAAAGGTCTCTGGCACTGGACAAGACCTTGCCCGAGGGATGGACTGCCTTGGGTTGGATCAGGGCTTTTCGAGACTGGGACTGGGCCGGAGGGGATGAGGCCATGCAACAGGCGCTAACGCTCGCGCCTGGAAGCGCGGCTGTGGCTTATCGCGCGGGAGTTCTTGCCGCGACCTTGGGCCGCTTCGATGAAGCCATCGCTCTCTTCCAGAGGGCGGTGAGGCTCGACCCGCTCAGTGTGTCCGCCCGGGCCAATCACGGGCTTCTTCTCTACTATGCGGGTCGCCTGGAAGACGCCGAGGCGGCGTTGAAGAAGGCACTCGAGCTCAATCCGGAATTCCCGAATGGTCATCTGTTGCTGGGTATGGTCTTTCAGGCGCAATCGCGGCAGCTGGAGGCGCTCGAGGAGATGGAACGGGAGACCGACCCCAGCCTACGCCGCTACGGTCGGGCACTGGTACTTCACGCCCTGGATCGGAAGGAGGAGGCTGAGGCCGCTCTCGCGGAGTTGATCGACAACGACGCCTCCCGGTCAGCCAGTAAGGTCGCTGAGGTATTTGCGGTTCGGGGAGAGTTCGATCGCACCTTCGAGTGGCTGGAGCGAGCCTACGCTCAGCGCGACAGCGGTCTGAGTGTCTTAGCCCTCAACCCCAACTTCGCTACCCTTCACGCGGACCCTCGCTATCAGAGCTTTTTGGAAAAGGTGGGTTTGGGGATGGTAACGGCTCAATCCGATCGGTAG
- a CDS encoding TetR/AcrR family transcriptional regulator translates to MTTAVKDPRSEVSVEQALEAALHLFSSQGFRATSMRQIAAESGLSVGNLYHHFANKEEIFQRLIDQYWELVTDPEHPLTRVLAAGGFPEDLEEMAAAIEEVVEDFRPYILLIYVDVIEFEGRHIHSFYEGMAGRFEAVYADRFRERQAAGDFGDVDPMVAVMVATRWFFYFFTVEKCFGVPMHFGMSPEKATTEFIRLLRYGLLPRPGGEHVNDAAAPLPGSAGEEAQ, encoded by the coding sequence ATGACAACGGCTGTTAAGGATCCGAGATCGGAAGTCTCTGTGGAACAGGCCCTCGAGGCTGCTCTGCATCTGTTCTCGAGTCAGGGCTTCCGGGCGACCTCCATGCGCCAGATTGCCGCGGAGTCTGGGCTTTCGGTCGGCAACCTCTACCACCACTTCGCCAACAAGGAGGAGATCTTTCAACGCCTCATCGACCAGTACTGGGAGTTGGTAACTGATCCCGAGCATCCTCTTACCAGGGTCCTTGCGGCTGGCGGTTTTCCAGAGGACCTGGAGGAGATGGCTGCGGCGATCGAAGAGGTCGTCGAGGATTTCAGGCCCTACATCCTGCTGATCTATGTGGACGTGATCGAGTTCGAGGGGCGGCACATTCACTCTTTCTACGAGGGCATGGCCGGCCGCTTCGAGGCGGTCTACGCGGACCGCTTCCGCGAGCGGCAGGCGGCGGGCGACTTCGGCGACGTCGATCCCATGGTCGCGGTCATGGTGGCGACCCGCTGGTTCTTCTATTTCTTCACCGTCGAGAAGTGCTTCGGAGTTCCGATGCACTTCGGCATGAGTCCCGAGAAGGCAACCACGGAATTCATCCGTTTGCTGCGCTACGGCCTGCTGCCCAGACCGGGCGGCGAACACGTCAATGATGCTGCCGCTCCGCTCCCCGGTTCGGCAGGAGAGGAGGCACAATGA
- a CDS encoding TonB-dependent receptor has product MSWSNPPILRICCVILAFIFLAATLPALAQDEAAVDDQEAESPEAEAEMMQESEVITVTARKREENIQEVPVAVTVVTGELLEDQGAGDISEIQAQVPNLSIYPGRNQSTTLTAFMRGVGQADPLWGVDPGVGLYLDDVYIARPQGALLDVFDVERVEVLRGPQGTLYGKNTIGGAIKYVSKQLTDTPEGSISFTGGDFGNQDVKFSVSGPLIEGKLRGKLAFASLQHDGYGTNLFTGRDLSDKDTTAVRVALDWLPSEDVRVNLAFDRTEDDAEPKGYARLGPNFWCPAFGITCDPLPGLFDTEGGIDPANGTDSEGYSMVIQWDINEDWQFKSITAHRESDTRNNIDFDTTPAVIADTTTFYFDDQDSQEFQFIYTGSGKLNGVLGFYYFDGFAGGLVPFSFVGGAVTGTTDGDTDTESLAVFGDGSYAINDKLTLNFGLRLTEEDKNGRAFNTLNTVPGGVAADYDDTTTFSSVSPKLGLDYQVSDDVMWYVSASRGFKSGGYNVRAQETFFPESALPFDDEVLTVAEVGVKSLVADRSLILNAALFTGDYTDVQVSTFTSLDADGDGVDDSFFGNFLNGGDATLNGLEVEWDWKSPTTTWLGVSGNLSYLDSSEDLLDADNDGFADTQVITNAPELTGALNLNFNTPAWGGLISGSIGYAYRDDSELTNEGGPDPFDDTQPLLPIVQPSFDLWNAWIGWLSGDGKYRFTINGKNLTDEEYLTNGYNLPTLGVLTGSFGDPMRVTATFGYRFF; this is encoded by the coding sequence ATGAGTTGGAGCAACCCACCCATTCTTCGGATCTGCTGCGTGATTCTCGCGTTCATCTTTTTAGCGGCGACGCTGCCCGCACTCGCGCAGGATGAAGCGGCCGTTGACGACCAGGAGGCGGAGTCCCCGGAGGCGGAAGCCGAGATGATGCAGGAGAGTGAGGTCATCACCGTCACCGCCCGGAAGCGCGAGGAGAATATCCAGGAGGTGCCGGTGGCTGTCACCGTGGTCACGGGCGAGCTCCTCGAGGATCAGGGTGCCGGCGACATCTCCGAGATCCAGGCGCAGGTGCCGAATCTCTCAATTTATCCCGGCCGCAACCAGTCGACCACCTTGACCGCGTTCATGCGCGGCGTCGGCCAGGCCGATCCGCTTTGGGGCGTAGATCCCGGCGTCGGCCTCTACCTTGACGACGTCTATATCGCCCGCCCGCAAGGCGCTCTTCTCGACGTCTTTGACGTCGAGCGGGTCGAGGTCCTGCGCGGTCCGCAAGGAACCCTCTACGGTAAGAACACGATCGGAGGCGCGATCAAGTACGTGAGCAAGCAGCTGACGGACACGCCCGAGGGGAGCATTTCTTTCACCGGCGGCGACTTCGGCAACCAGGACGTCAAGTTCTCCGTCAGCGGTCCGCTCATCGAGGGCAAGCTGCGCGGCAAGCTGGCGTTCGCTTCGTTGCAGCACGACGGGTACGGCACCAACCTGTTCACCGGGCGTGACCTCTCGGACAAGGACACCACCGCCGTCCGCGTCGCTCTCGACTGGCTGCCCAGCGAGGACGTCCGGGTGAACCTGGCCTTCGACCGGACCGAGGACGACGCCGAGCCCAAGGGCTACGCTCGGCTCGGGCCCAATTTCTGGTGCCCCGCCTTCGGTATCACCTGTGACCCGCTGCCCGGCCTCTTCGATACCGAGGGCGGCATCGATCCCGCCAACGGCACTGACTCCGAGGGCTACTCGATGGTGATCCAGTGGGACATCAACGAGGACTGGCAGTTCAAGTCGATCACCGCCCACCGTGAATCGGACACCAGGAACAATATCGACTTCGACACCACGCCGGCGGTCATCGCCGACACGACCACCTTCTATTTCGACGACCAGGACTCGCAGGAGTTCCAGTTCATCTACACCGGTTCCGGGAAGCTCAACGGTGTGCTCGGCTTCTACTACTTCGACGGTTTCGCCGGCGGCCTGGTGCCCTTCAGCTTCGTCGGCGGGGCCGTCACCGGTACCACCGACGGCGACACGGACACCGAGTCATTGGCGGTGTTCGGTGATGGCAGCTACGCCATCAACGACAAGCTGACCTTGAACTTCGGCCTGCGCCTCACCGAGGAGGACAAGAACGGGCGTGCGTTCAATACCCTCAACACAGTTCCCGGCGGCGTGGCTGCCGACTACGACGACACTACGACCTTCTCGTCGGTGTCGCCGAAGCTGGGCCTCGACTACCAGGTCAGCGATGACGTCATGTGGTACGTCTCCGCGTCGCGCGGTTTCAAGAGTGGCGGTTACAATGTACGCGCTCAGGAGACGTTCTTTCCCGAGTCGGCGCTGCCCTTCGATGACGAGGTGCTGACCGTAGCCGAGGTCGGTGTTAAGTCGCTTGTCGCGGACCGCAGCCTGATCCTCAACGCCGCCCTCTTCACGGGCGACTACACCGACGTCCAGGTCTCGACCTTCACCTCCTTGGACGCCGACGGCGACGGTGTGGACGACTCCTTCTTCGGCAATTTCCTCAATGGCGGAGACGCGACGCTCAACGGCCTCGAGGTGGAGTGGGACTGGAAGTCGCCAACCACGACCTGGCTGGGTGTGTCTGGAAACCTGAGCTACCTCGACTCGAGCGAGGACTTGCTGGATGCCGACAACGACGGCTTCGCCGATACCCAGGTGATCACCAACGCGCCCGAGCTCACCGGCGCGCTCAATCTCAACTTCAATACGCCGGCCTGGGGCGGTCTGATCTCCGGCAGCATCGGCTACGCCTATCGCGACGACTCGGAGCTGACCAACGAGGGCGGCCCCGATCCGTTCGATGATACCCAGCCGCTGCTGCCCATCGTCCAGCCCTCCTTCGATCTGTGGAACGCCTGGATCGGCTGGCTGTCGGGCGACGGCAAGTATCGGTTCACCATCAACGGCAAGAATCTGACCGACGAGGAGTATCTGACCAACGGCTACAACCTCCCCACCCTGGGTGTGTTGACGGGATCATTCGGCGATCCGATGCGGGTGACCGCGACCTTCGGTTATCGGTTTTTCTAG